The Coffea arabica cultivar ET-39 chromosome 8e, Coffea Arabica ET-39 HiFi, whole genome shotgun sequence genome window below encodes:
- the LOC113703965 gene encoding large ribosomal subunit protein uL18-like produces MAFVKAQKTKAYFKRYQVPFKRRREGKTDYRARVRLINQDKNKYNTPKYRFVVRFTKKDITAQIVSASIAGDLVLAAAYSHELPHFGLEVGLTNYAAAYATGLLLARRVLKKLEMDEEYEGNVEATGEDYSVEPGDSRRPFRALLDVGLLRTTTGNRVFGALKGALDGGLDIPHSEKRFAGFDKETKQLDPEVHRKYIFGGHVAAYMRTLAEDEPERYQSHFSEYLKRGLEADNLEELYKKVHAAIRADPTPKKSEKAPPKEHKRYNLKKLTYEERKARLIERLNALNSAAGNDDDDDDEEDDDE; encoded by the exons GCTTTCGTTAAAGCCCAGAAAACAAAAGCTTACTTCAAGCGCTACCAAGTCCCGTTTAAGAGAAGGAGAG AGGGAAAGACGGACTACCGAGCTAGGGTGCGTCTGATCAATcaagacaagaacaagtacaaTACTCCGAAATATCGCTTTGTTGTGAGATTT ACTAAGAAGGACATCACTGCTCAAATTGTTTCTGCTAGCATTgctggtgacctggttcttGCAGCTGCTTATTCACATGAATTGCCTCATTTTGGCCTTGAAGTGGGTCTGACCAATTATGCTGCAG CTTATGCTACTGGGCTTCTGCTTGCCCGCCGAGTTCTCAAAAAGCTTGAAATGGATGAGGAGTATGAAGGAAATGTTGAG GCTACAGGTGAAGATTACTCTGTTGAGCCAGGTGATAGCAGGAGACCATTCCGTGCTCTTTTGGATGTTGGTCTTCTAAGGACTACAACTGGAAATCGTGTTTTTGGTGCCTTGAAG GGGGCATTGGATGGTGGACTAGACATTCCTCATAGCGAGAAGAGGTTTGCTGGATTTGACAAGGAGACCAAGCAACTTGATCCTGAGGTTCACCGCAAGTACATCTTTGGTGGCCATGTTGCTGCATACATGAGG ACTTTGGCGGAAGATGAACCTGAGAGGTATCAGTCTCATTTTAGTGAGTACCTTAAAAGGGGTCTTGAGGCAGATAACCTTGAGGAGCTGTACAAAAAAGTCCATGCTGCTATCCGTGCTGATCCTACTCCTAAGAAATCTGAGAAGGCACCTCCTAAGGAGCACAAGAG GTACAACCTTAAGAAGCTAACTTATGAGGAAAGGAAGGCTAGGTTGATTGAGAGGTTGAACGCATTGAATTCGGCTGCTGGAAATGACGATGACGATGACGATGAGGAAGATGATGATGAGTGA
- the LOC113702964 gene encoding formin-like protein 18 isoform X1 gives MALFRKFFYRKPPEGLWEISERVYVFDCCFAVDALRHDEYREYVRCVVAQLRDYYPEGSFVVFNFCDGENHSQIANILSAYDIIVMDYPKQYGNCPLLTMEMIHHFLKSSESWLAGHRNVLLLHCEYGGWPLLAFMLASFLVYSKQYTGEHRTLDMIYKQAPHELLQLLLPLNPLPSQLRYLQYISRRKLGSEWPPFDRVLVVDRIILRNTPTMGEEGGCCPTFRIYGLDPLISADQNSKVLFSGTNRSDVIPHKQQADSKMVKIDINCHIQGDVVLECITIKNDLQFEDVLFRIMFNTAFIQSNILILNHDEIDTPWNVQHHFSRDFRAEVLFLEMDSSPTLIPHDYPTTEDKGSLPSEAFGNMFRNVESLEQKADVDQHHAGNENLGQGYMQSARIVKRSCHETAKEENQGTLPLPSNGHENLKSVPANASQVQKMISRVNLLHLKNDVELNMLKMKTTASDSLQENLETSPFDGKEKLNARSPQCASVEILENIAHESAKDDTPETTSLSHAGNANLVDISRKHVLEGTGMGKPSSDSISAMPNSKALGSEIRSSLPELLEERCPESSTSLGLNALTKKMDSQENQGAFERPVQNKMVLPTVFHGSLPNPASNCLQGSPLPLTKYASASSVLGITALLHDTSSNNKMKSHMVTISPRSALSASFPQLCKPVTTSLLQVVPPSDLPSSTVATSNLAKVSGTPFLSSPPQSSPSLPKAHPTLSNLSSESSIDDLSAPNEQDFRKKSDCVVPTRNTGCLPSVSHTPLSTLAHPEMPLSSSSSNVFPPPPPPPPPPLFPRMATSLFVKNSFTCAYLPPSSPPFSFSSSLTPDENTKNSSEAVSSLPEVALSGGLVPSKLQDKSTTNETIPLTPPPPNLFVSSDSSIAAISSASPPIPPSPPPPPPPPPPPPPSASVEGQTPCPTTMYSSLTPTPLTGSNSSSGLISLIVPENKLEKSAFSPPPLHSGLIASAAVSSAGQLPAHQSSPPPSSSIREASTPIQNPSSCSPLAQPPVPEAASFSDSISSLVPEKSNVISARLASPPPPLHSKALSNPAALSAPAPPPPPSFSSNKLMAKISPHVPPPPAPFSNTLPKTGTTLQSHSSGRNGCIPPTPASPLGSKGRLQASSSAKYQNKKSSLKPYHWLKLTRATQGSLWAETQKPEEASKTPEFDMSEIESLFSVTVLNLDDGSTKGKSSRASRSKSDKVNLIDLRRAYNCEIMLTKVKIPLPDLMSSVLTLDDSPLDVDQVDNLIKFCPTKEEMELIKNYKGDKENLGKCEQYFLELMKVPRVESKLRVFSFKIQFSSQVSDLRNALNIVNSASEEVRKSVKLKRVMQAILSLGNALNQGTARGSAVGFRLDSLLKLTDTRARNKKMTLMHYLCKVLNEKLPELLEFPKDLTSLEAANKIQLKYLAEEMQSISKGLEKVVHELTASANDGPVSESFCKMLKEFLCSAEAEVRSLASLYSGVGKNADTLAHYFGEDPARCPFEQVVSTLLNFVRMFERAHEENCKQIEFEKKRAEKNADIEKTNLSAFLKE, from the exons ATGGCTCTTTTTCGCAAATTTTTCTACAGGAAGCCACCTGAAGGGCTTTGGGAGATATCTGAAAGGGTTTATG TCTTTGATTGCTGCTTCGCTGTGGATGCTTTAAGACATGATGAGTACAGAGAATATGTGAGATGTGTAGTAGCTCAACTCCGTGACTACTATCCTGAAGGTTCATTTGTTGTTTTTAACTTCTGTGATGGGGAGAATCACAGCCAGATTGCAAATATACTGTCTGCGTATGATATTATTGTAATGGACTATCCTAAGCAGTATGGAAATTGCCCATTACTCACAATGGAGATGATTCATCACTTTCTGAAGTCAAGTGAAAGCTGGCTTGCTGGGCACAGGAATGTGCTTTTGCTGCATTGTGAATATGGTGGCTGGCCACTTTTAGCCTTTATGCTGGCTTCCTTCTTGGTTTATAGCAAGCAATATACAGGAGAACACAGAACTTTAGACATGATCTATAAGCAAGCACCTCATGAACTCTTGCAATTACTGTTGCCACTAAATCCATTACCTTCACAATTAAGGTACCTACAGTACATCTCAAGAAGGAAATTGGGCTCAGAATGGCCTCCATTTGACAGAGTTCTCGTAGTAGATCGCATCATATTGAGAAATACCCCAACTATGGGTGAAGAGGGTGGTTGTTGTCCAACATTTAGGATATACGGACTGGATCCTCTCATATCAGCTGATCAGAATTCTAAGGTGCTTTTTTCTGGTACAAATAGGAGTGACGTTATTCCACACAAACAGCAG GCAGACTCTAAAATGGTTAAGATTGACATCAACTGCCATATCCAAGGTGATGTTGTGCTCGAGTGCATAACTATAAAAAATGATCTGCAATTTGAAGATGTCTTATTTCGTATTATGTTCAACACAGCCTTTATACAATCAAATATCTTAATTCTTAACCATGATGAGATTGATACTCCATGGAATGTCCAACATCATTTCTCCAGGGACTTCAGGGCAGAG GTCCTTTTCTTGGAGATGGATTCTTCTCCTACACTTATTCCACATGATTATCCAACTACTGAAGATAAAGGAAGTCTTCCAAGTGAAGCATTTGGCAACATGTTTAGAAATGTGGAGTCACTGGAACAAAAAGCCGATGTTGATCAACACCATGCTGGAAATGAAAACTTGGGTCAGGGCTATATGCAGAGTGCTAGAATTGTAAAAAGGAGTTGTCATGAAACTGCAAAGGAAGAGAACCAGGGAACTCTTCCGCTTCCTAGTAATGGACACGAAAATTTGAAAAGTGTACCTGCCAATGCTTCACAAGTTCAGAAGATGATTAGCAGGGTGAATTTGCTCCATCTGAAAAATGATGTTGAGCTAAATATGTTGAAAATGAAAACAACAGCATCAGATTCCCTGCaagaaaatttggaaacttccccttttgatggaaaagaaaaattaaatgcTAGGTCTCCTCAGTGTGCCAGTGTTGAAATTCTGGAGAATATTGCCCATGAAAGTGCTAAGGATGATACACCTGAGACTACCTCTCTTTCGCATGCTGGAAATGCAAATTTGGTGGATATATCACGTAAACATGTTCTGGAAGGGACAGGCATGGGAAAGCCAAGTTCTGACAGCATTTCAGCTATGCCAAATTCCAAAGCATTGGGGAGTGAAATAAGAAGTTCCCTGCCTGAATTGTTAGAAGAAAGATGTCCAGAATCTTCTAcatctttgggtttgaatgcATTAACAAAGAAGATGGACTCCCAAGAAAATCAGGGTGCTTTTGAAAGACCTGTTCAAAATAAAATGGTCTTACCAACAGTTTTTCATGGTTCTCTACCCAATCCAGCTTCAAACTGTTTGCAGGGGTCACCATTACCCCTTACAAAATATGCAAGTGCATCATCTGTCCTTGGCATTACTGCTCTCTTGCATGATACTTCATCAAACAATAAAATGAAGTCTCACATGGTCACAATATCTCCAAGATCTGCTCTTTCAGCATCTTTTCCTCAACTATGTAAACCTGTAACTACAAGTTTGCTCCAGGTGGTGCCACCATCTGATTTACCATCTTCAACTGTAGCAACCAGCAATTTGGCAAAAGTTTCTGGAACACCTTTTCTTTCATCACCACCACAATCTTCACCATCACTACCAAAAGCACACCCAACCCTATCAAATTTATCATCAGAATCATCCATTGATGATTTATCAGCTCCAAATGAACAGGATTTTCGCAAGAAATCTGATTGTGTTGTACCAACGCGAAATACAGGATGCTTACCGTCAGTTTCTCACACACCACTTTCAACCTTGGCTCATCCAGAAATGCCACTGTCTTCTTCATCCAGTAACGTatttccccctccccctcctccACCTCCTCCACCTCTTTTTCCCAGAATGGCCACATCTCTTTTTGTCAAAAATTCATTTACATGTGCCTATCTCCCTCCTTCCTCACCTCCATTCTCATTTTCCTCAAGTTTAACTCCTGACGAGAACACAAAGAATTCATCAGAAGCTGTTTCTTCTCTCCCTGAGGTAGCTTTATCTGGTGGCCTAGTTCCTTCCAAACTGCAAGACAAAAGCACAACGAATGAGACCATACCCCTAACACCCCCTCCTCCAAACCTTTTTGTATCATCAGACTCTAGTATTGCTGCCATTAGTTCAGCATCACCACCCATACCCCCATcgccacctccacctccacctccacctccacctccaccaccaTCTGCATCTGTCGAAGGTCAAACTCCATGTCCCACTACCATGTACTCATCTTTGACCCCAACTCCTCTCACGGGTTCAAATTCATCCAGTGGCCTGATTTCTTTGATTGTGCCAGAAAACAAGTTGGAAAAGTCAGctttttctcctcctcctctgcATTCAGGGTTGATTGCCAGTGCTGCTGTTTCATCAGCAGGGCAACTGCCAGCTCATCAATCTTCACCTCCACCCTCAAGTTCCATAAGAGAAGCTTCAACTCCCATCCAGAACCCATCTTCATGCTCACCACTTGCCCAACCTCCAGTCCCTGAGGCAGCATCTTTTAGTGACTCAATTTCTTCCCTTGTTCCAGAGAAAAGTAATGTAATATCAGCCAGGCTTGCTTCACCACCTCCTCCTCTGCATTCAAAAGCACTATCAAATCCTGCTGCGTTGTCAGCACCAGCACCACCCCCTCCTCCTAGTTTCTCTTCAAACAAATTAATGGCAAAGATTTCTCCACATGTTCCTCCTCCACCTGCTCCATTTTCCAATACCTTGCCAAAAACAGGAACCACATTGCAATCTCATTCTTCTGGAAGGAATGGATGCATTCCTCCTACACCTGCATCACCATTAGGTTCAAAAGGAAGGCTCCAAGCAAGTTCAAGTGCCAAATATCAAAACAAAAAGAGCTCCCTGAAGCCATACCATTGGCTAAAATTGACGAGAGCCACGCAAGGGAGCCTGTGGGCTGAGACACAGAAACCTGAGGAAGCATCAAA GACTCCAGAGTTCGACATGTCTGAAATTGAGAGTCTTTTCTCAGTCACTGTCCTAAACTTAGATGACGGGAGCACCAAGGGGAAATCAAGTCGCGCTTCAAGAAGCAAATCTGACAAAGTCAACCTG ATTGACCTTAGGAGGGCATATAACTGTGAAATTATGTTGACAAAGGTTAAGATTCCTTTGCCCGACTTAATG AGTTCAGTCCTCACACTGGATGATTCACCATTGGATGTAGATCAGGTAGATAatctaataaaattttgtcccacaaaagaagaaatggagcTTATCAAG AATTACAAAGGTGACAAAGAAAACCTTGGAAAATGTGAACAG TATTTTCTGGAGTTGATGAAAGTTCCACGGGTGGAGTCAAAGTTGAGggttttttcctttaaaatccaATTTTCTTCACAG GTTTCTGACTTAAGGAATGCGCTGAACATAGTAAACTCTGCATCAGAAGAG GTTAGGAAATCAGTCAAGTTGAAAAGAGTAATGCAAGCGATTCTTTCATTGGGTAATGCTTTAAACCAAGGGACTGCAAGAG GTTCTGCTGTTGGATTTCGATTGGATAGCCTTCTAAAGCTCACCGATACTAGAGCTCGAAACAAGAAGATGACTCTCATGCACTATCTTTGTAAG GTTCTTAATGAAAAGCTCCCAGAACTTCTGGAATTTCCCAAGGACCTTACAAGCTTGGAAGCTGCAAACAAG ATACAATTGAAATACTTGGCTGAGGAAATGCAATCCATCAGCAAAGGGCTGGAGAAAGTTGTACATGAACTGACTGCCTCAGCAAATGATGGTCCTGTGTCCGAAAGTTTCTGCAAG ATGCTAAAGGAATTTCTTTGCTCTGCTGAGGCTGAAGTGAGATCCCTGGCCTCGCTTTATTCTGGGGTG GGGAAAAATGCAGATACATTGGCACATTACTTTGGAGAAGATCCTGCTCGATGTCCTTTTGAGCAAG TTGTTTCAACTTTGCTCAACTTTGTGAGGATGTTTGAGCGAGCTCACGAGGAAAACTGCAAGCAAATTGAGTTTGAAAAGAAGAGAGCAGAAAAGAATGCTGACATTGAGAAAACAAATTTGAGTGCCTTTTTGAAGGAATAG
- the LOC113702964 gene encoding formin-like protein 18 isoform X2 — MALFRKFFYRKPPEGLWEISERVYVFDCCFAVDALRHDEYREYVRCVVAQLRDYYPEGSFVVFNFCDGENHSQIANILSAYDIIVMDYPKQYGNCPLLTMEMIHHFLKSSESWLAGHRNVLLLHCEYGGWPLLAFMLASFLVYSKQYTGEHRTLDMIYKQAPHELLQLLLPLNPLPSQLRYLQYISRRKLGSEWPPFDRVLVVDRIILRNTPTMGEEGGCCPTFRIYGLDPLISADQNSKVLFSGTNRSDVIPHKQQADSKMVKIDINCHIQGDVVLECITIKNDLQFEDVLFRIMFNTAFIQSNILILNHDEIDTPWNVQHHFSRDFRAEVLFLEMDSSPTLIPHDYPTTEDKGSLPSEAFGNMFRNVESLEQKADVDQHHAGNENLGQGYMQSARIVKRSCHETAKEENQGTLPLPSNGHENLKSVPANASQVQKMISRVNLLHLKNDVELNMLKMKTTASDSLQENLETSPFDGKEKLNARSPQCASVEILENIAHESAKDDTPETTSLSHAGNANLVDISRKHVLEGTGMGKPSSDSISAMPNSKALGSEIRSSLPELLEERCPESSTSLGLNALTKKMDSQENQGAFERPVQNKMVLPTVFHGSLPNPASNCLQGSPLPLTKYASASSVLGITALLHDTSSNNKMKSHMVTISPRSALSASFPQLCKPVTTSLLQVVPPSDLPSSTVATSNLAKVSGTPFLSSPPQSSPSLPKAHPTLSNLSSESSIDDLSAPNEQDFRKKSDCVVPTRNTGCLPSVSHTPLSTLAHPEMPLSSSSSNVFPPPPPPPPPPLFPRMATSLFVKNSFTCAYLPPSSPPFSFSSSLTPDENTKNSSEAVSSLPEVALSGGLVPSKLQDKSTTNETIPLTPPPPNLFVSSDSSIAAISSASPPIPPSPPPPPPPPPPPPPSASVEGQTPCPTTMYSSLTPTPLTGSNSSSGLISLIVPENKLEKSAFSPPPLHSGLIASAAVSSAGQLPAHQSSPPPSSSIREASTPIQNPSSCSPLAQPPVPEAASFSDSISSLVPEKSNVISARLASPPPPLHSKALSNPAALSAPAPPPPPSFSSNKLMAKISPHVPPPPAPFSNTLPKTGTTLQSHSSGRNGCIPPTPASPLGSKGRLQASSSAKYQNKKSSLKPYHWLKLTRATQGSLWAETQKPEEASKTPEFDMSEIESLFSVTVLNLDDGSTKGKSSRASRSKSDKVNLIDLRRAYNCEIMLTKVKIPLPDLMSSVLTLDDSPLDVDQVDNLIKFCPTKEEMELIKNYKGDKENLGKCEQYFLELMKVPRVESKLRVFSFKIQFSSQVSDLRNALNIVNSASEEVRKSVKLKRVMQAILSLGNALNQGTARGSAVGFRLDSLLKLTDTRARNKKMTLMHYLCKVLNEKLPELLEFPKDLTSLEAANKIQLKYLAEEMQSISKGLEKVVHELTASANDGPVSESFCKMLKEFLCSAEAEVRSLASLYSGVIHWHITLEKILLDVLLSKLFQLCSTL; from the exons ATGGCTCTTTTTCGCAAATTTTTCTACAGGAAGCCACCTGAAGGGCTTTGGGAGATATCTGAAAGGGTTTATG TCTTTGATTGCTGCTTCGCTGTGGATGCTTTAAGACATGATGAGTACAGAGAATATGTGAGATGTGTAGTAGCTCAACTCCGTGACTACTATCCTGAAGGTTCATTTGTTGTTTTTAACTTCTGTGATGGGGAGAATCACAGCCAGATTGCAAATATACTGTCTGCGTATGATATTATTGTAATGGACTATCCTAAGCAGTATGGAAATTGCCCATTACTCACAATGGAGATGATTCATCACTTTCTGAAGTCAAGTGAAAGCTGGCTTGCTGGGCACAGGAATGTGCTTTTGCTGCATTGTGAATATGGTGGCTGGCCACTTTTAGCCTTTATGCTGGCTTCCTTCTTGGTTTATAGCAAGCAATATACAGGAGAACACAGAACTTTAGACATGATCTATAAGCAAGCACCTCATGAACTCTTGCAATTACTGTTGCCACTAAATCCATTACCTTCACAATTAAGGTACCTACAGTACATCTCAAGAAGGAAATTGGGCTCAGAATGGCCTCCATTTGACAGAGTTCTCGTAGTAGATCGCATCATATTGAGAAATACCCCAACTATGGGTGAAGAGGGTGGTTGTTGTCCAACATTTAGGATATACGGACTGGATCCTCTCATATCAGCTGATCAGAATTCTAAGGTGCTTTTTTCTGGTACAAATAGGAGTGACGTTATTCCACACAAACAGCAG GCAGACTCTAAAATGGTTAAGATTGACATCAACTGCCATATCCAAGGTGATGTTGTGCTCGAGTGCATAACTATAAAAAATGATCTGCAATTTGAAGATGTCTTATTTCGTATTATGTTCAACACAGCCTTTATACAATCAAATATCTTAATTCTTAACCATGATGAGATTGATACTCCATGGAATGTCCAACATCATTTCTCCAGGGACTTCAGGGCAGAG GTCCTTTTCTTGGAGATGGATTCTTCTCCTACACTTATTCCACATGATTATCCAACTACTGAAGATAAAGGAAGTCTTCCAAGTGAAGCATTTGGCAACATGTTTAGAAATGTGGAGTCACTGGAACAAAAAGCCGATGTTGATCAACACCATGCTGGAAATGAAAACTTGGGTCAGGGCTATATGCAGAGTGCTAGAATTGTAAAAAGGAGTTGTCATGAAACTGCAAAGGAAGAGAACCAGGGAACTCTTCCGCTTCCTAGTAATGGACACGAAAATTTGAAAAGTGTACCTGCCAATGCTTCACAAGTTCAGAAGATGATTAGCAGGGTGAATTTGCTCCATCTGAAAAATGATGTTGAGCTAAATATGTTGAAAATGAAAACAACAGCATCAGATTCCCTGCaagaaaatttggaaacttccccttttgatggaaaagaaaaattaaatgcTAGGTCTCCTCAGTGTGCCAGTGTTGAAATTCTGGAGAATATTGCCCATGAAAGTGCTAAGGATGATACACCTGAGACTACCTCTCTTTCGCATGCTGGAAATGCAAATTTGGTGGATATATCACGTAAACATGTTCTGGAAGGGACAGGCATGGGAAAGCCAAGTTCTGACAGCATTTCAGCTATGCCAAATTCCAAAGCATTGGGGAGTGAAATAAGAAGTTCCCTGCCTGAATTGTTAGAAGAAAGATGTCCAGAATCTTCTAcatctttgggtttgaatgcATTAACAAAGAAGATGGACTCCCAAGAAAATCAGGGTGCTTTTGAAAGACCTGTTCAAAATAAAATGGTCTTACCAACAGTTTTTCATGGTTCTCTACCCAATCCAGCTTCAAACTGTTTGCAGGGGTCACCATTACCCCTTACAAAATATGCAAGTGCATCATCTGTCCTTGGCATTACTGCTCTCTTGCATGATACTTCATCAAACAATAAAATGAAGTCTCACATGGTCACAATATCTCCAAGATCTGCTCTTTCAGCATCTTTTCCTCAACTATGTAAACCTGTAACTACAAGTTTGCTCCAGGTGGTGCCACCATCTGATTTACCATCTTCAACTGTAGCAACCAGCAATTTGGCAAAAGTTTCTGGAACACCTTTTCTTTCATCACCACCACAATCTTCACCATCACTACCAAAAGCACACCCAACCCTATCAAATTTATCATCAGAATCATCCATTGATGATTTATCAGCTCCAAATGAACAGGATTTTCGCAAGAAATCTGATTGTGTTGTACCAACGCGAAATACAGGATGCTTACCGTCAGTTTCTCACACACCACTTTCAACCTTGGCTCATCCAGAAATGCCACTGTCTTCTTCATCCAGTAACGTatttccccctccccctcctccACCTCCTCCACCTCTTTTTCCCAGAATGGCCACATCTCTTTTTGTCAAAAATTCATTTACATGTGCCTATCTCCCTCCTTCCTCACCTCCATTCTCATTTTCCTCAAGTTTAACTCCTGACGAGAACACAAAGAATTCATCAGAAGCTGTTTCTTCTCTCCCTGAGGTAGCTTTATCTGGTGGCCTAGTTCCTTCCAAACTGCAAGACAAAAGCACAACGAATGAGACCATACCCCTAACACCCCCTCCTCCAAACCTTTTTGTATCATCAGACTCTAGTATTGCTGCCATTAGTTCAGCATCACCACCCATACCCCCATcgccacctccacctccacctccacctccacctccaccaccaTCTGCATCTGTCGAAGGTCAAACTCCATGTCCCACTACCATGTACTCATCTTTGACCCCAACTCCTCTCACGGGTTCAAATTCATCCAGTGGCCTGATTTCTTTGATTGTGCCAGAAAACAAGTTGGAAAAGTCAGctttttctcctcctcctctgcATTCAGGGTTGATTGCCAGTGCTGCTGTTTCATCAGCAGGGCAACTGCCAGCTCATCAATCTTCACCTCCACCCTCAAGTTCCATAAGAGAAGCTTCAACTCCCATCCAGAACCCATCTTCATGCTCACCACTTGCCCAACCTCCAGTCCCTGAGGCAGCATCTTTTAGTGACTCAATTTCTTCCCTTGTTCCAGAGAAAAGTAATGTAATATCAGCCAGGCTTGCTTCACCACCTCCTCCTCTGCATTCAAAAGCACTATCAAATCCTGCTGCGTTGTCAGCACCAGCACCACCCCCTCCTCCTAGTTTCTCTTCAAACAAATTAATGGCAAAGATTTCTCCACATGTTCCTCCTCCACCTGCTCCATTTTCCAATACCTTGCCAAAAACAGGAACCACATTGCAATCTCATTCTTCTGGAAGGAATGGATGCATTCCTCCTACACCTGCATCACCATTAGGTTCAAAAGGAAGGCTCCAAGCAAGTTCAAGTGCCAAATATCAAAACAAAAAGAGCTCCCTGAAGCCATACCATTGGCTAAAATTGACGAGAGCCACGCAAGGGAGCCTGTGGGCTGAGACACAGAAACCTGAGGAAGCATCAAA GACTCCAGAGTTCGACATGTCTGAAATTGAGAGTCTTTTCTCAGTCACTGTCCTAAACTTAGATGACGGGAGCACCAAGGGGAAATCAAGTCGCGCTTCAAGAAGCAAATCTGACAAAGTCAACCTG ATTGACCTTAGGAGGGCATATAACTGTGAAATTATGTTGACAAAGGTTAAGATTCCTTTGCCCGACTTAATG AGTTCAGTCCTCACACTGGATGATTCACCATTGGATGTAGATCAGGTAGATAatctaataaaattttgtcccacaaaagaagaaatggagcTTATCAAG AATTACAAAGGTGACAAAGAAAACCTTGGAAAATGTGAACAG TATTTTCTGGAGTTGATGAAAGTTCCACGGGTGGAGTCAAAGTTGAGggttttttcctttaaaatccaATTTTCTTCACAG GTTTCTGACTTAAGGAATGCGCTGAACATAGTAAACTCTGCATCAGAAGAG GTTAGGAAATCAGTCAAGTTGAAAAGAGTAATGCAAGCGATTCTTTCATTGGGTAATGCTTTAAACCAAGGGACTGCAAGAG GTTCTGCTGTTGGATTTCGATTGGATAGCCTTCTAAAGCTCACCGATACTAGAGCTCGAAACAAGAAGATGACTCTCATGCACTATCTTTGTAAG GTTCTTAATGAAAAGCTCCCAGAACTTCTGGAATTTCCCAAGGACCTTACAAGCTTGGAAGCTGCAAACAAG ATACAATTGAAATACTTGGCTGAGGAAATGCAATCCATCAGCAAAGGGCTGGAGAAAGTTGTACATGAACTGACTGCCTCAGCAAATGATGGTCCTGTGTCCGAAAGTTTCTGCAAG ATGCTAAAGGAATTTCTTTGCTCTGCTGAGGCTGAAGTGAGATCCCTGGCCTCGCTTTATTCTGGGGTG ATACATTGGCACATTACTTTGGAGAAGATCCTGCTCGATGTCCTTTTGAGCAAG TTGTTTCAACTTTGCTCAACTTTGTGA